The Nitrospira sp. KM1 genome includes a window with the following:
- a CDS encoding non-ribosomal peptide synthetase, whose translation MPFWKKWNRAMQDKQQRDKPRIEAMYYLSPLQQGLLFHRITDAGADPYFYQYRYTLKGPFDIEAFERAWQQVVDCHAVLRTAFAWENLDKAVQVVRRHADVRIERHDWTAIPASEHVQKLDALLDRDRTAGIDLLMAPLMRLQLIRVQAAEWILVNSHHHLIVDGWSLALVLKDLLTAYEGQQRGAAVQLSSPRPYRDYIAWLSKRNMNEAESFWRESLAGFQSRTPLSFDGPASGTMPEARPFAEQSRRITETRTAALHALAKRLRLTVNTIVQGAWSLLLHRYSGSTDILFGATVSGRPAELSGSDEMIGLFINTLPVRVAIRQEMPLTDWLRDLQDRNSRLSQYEWTPLADIQRWSEIPNGQPLFDSLVVFESYPAADQDGTFPVTVEALSSGSSRDAYALTSGRNNYPLSLMIEPGIDMQFIVSYQCGRFAHDAMSDLLVRLEALLDNIIASPETRLCDLPLATDAERKQLQAWETANRESLGETTCIHRVVAALAEETPEAIAVITGSERLTRRELDRRANRLAQYLRARGVGADEPVALCFERSLDLVIAIIAVLKAGGAYVPLDPTYPVNRLAHMIEDSGSRLVLSDGKSAEGLSAMAEKLVLVDREAEVIAELSDRAPADTAGPQNLAYIIYTSGSTGRPKGVAVEHRQVAAYVRGVLQRLNVPEGVGMAAVSTVAADLGNTALFGALCSRRPLHVISADHAFDPDAMAAYIDGQGVEVLKIVPSHLSGLLHAEHPEKVLPKRCLILGGEAVRRDLLARIKALAPDCAVVNHYGPTETTVGVLTHLLSSENGGERDIPIGRPLPFARAYVLDAALQLAPAGVPGELYIGGDTVARGYFGQSDKTAERFVPDPFATEPGARAYRTGDRARYRADGAIEFLGRVDHQVKIRGFRIELGEIDARLRAHPAVDEAVTLVREAADGTRQLVSYVTGNSEVDPHALRSDLARQLPDYMVPQTIVRLNAFPLTVNGKLDRAALSEPPMQASLPEPAYVAPSTPAEEILAGIWKDVLQVERVGVHDNFFSLGGDSIRTLQVIARANQKGVKLTPKQLFEHQTVASAAATASMTKTAEQKSLPPAPASASHEGEENGSSPSGESSPVQKSGETPALPLYPLTGLEPAELAPLRKDWDGIEDCYPLSPMQEGMLFHTLMHPGSGIYLMQQFYMWDGRLDRDAFGRAWQCVIDRHPMLRTSFMWTDLKRPLQTVHRNVNAAEVIEDLDWTHLDEEQQRVKMTEVMGQELAAGLDFTRAPLMRMRLVRRGPDRYAIVRSFHHILTDDWCFSLLMMDFLAYYEAFVEGRELKQAAPAPYRDYIAWLQRQDQHAAERFWRNELAGFAAPTPLGIERVDPDQSGAGASVGDVFMELSPDVSVRLKELAQRYQITPNTFLQGAWALLLSRYSGDEQILFGVTVAGRPTELPGIEGIIGLFINTLPLRLTVSPQASLMGWLKHVLAENYRIRQYEYAPLVSIQQWSEIPPGQSLFRSLMVFENAPKDARLGEERADRTVSYDQDRVHTNYPMTVVGYPGDTMGVRLSYDRRLFDHAAVECMAGHLKTLLEAMAANPEAPLHSLPMLGDREIHRMLEEWNHEPEPWAEAQFPALFEAQVVKTPMALAVQCGDQTLTYNGLNRAANRIAHSLLGAGIRTDSIVAVFDERGLALLSMIVGALKAGGAYLPLDPHHPQERLVEVLANSRAQVVLTTDVHADLIASVVARLPEQSRPTVLTVETIERQRPFAENPSLPTANSDQLAYVIYTSGSTGVPKGAMVQSRGMLNHLLSKIPMLALSPSDVIGQTASQCFDISIWQFLTPLLCGARVQIIPDEVVRDPQQLQAEVVARSVTILEVVPSLLAGMLESDGKKLNGLRWLLPTGEALSPELCRKWFARYAQIPLMNAYGPAECSDDVAMACMRESPDDSETRVSIGRPIDRVRLYVVDPQLNLVPAGVAGELCVGGIAVGRGYLHDPARSASAFVPDPYGRESGTRLYRTGDLVRYRTDGTLEFIGRRDHQVKLRGFRIELGEIESRLAQHPDVERCVAMVVEIQPGRRQLAVYVVAGRELTADELRRFLKRTLPDYMIPQAVIFLDVLPLTPNGKIDRKALPKPENDRTVSETQAPATPTEDLVAGIWGEILGMDRVGREDQFFELGGHSLMATQVMSRVRASFKIELPLRSLFDHPTVGEFAAAIGRALADGEQLAAPPLVPMVESAQAPLSFAQQRIWFLSEMDPEKGNYNLPFALRLEGALDRDALERSILEVIRRHKTLRTTFPSSDGAPFQAVVPPETFAMTDEDLSGLPEQEWGEAVRHLAEEEAVRPFSLEGELPIRATLVRTGMEEHVLLVTIHHIAADAWSLALLTEEVATIYAGLDAGKGTDLALNDALADLPVLPVQYADFASWQRRWLQGDVLEREVHYWRQRLGSNPPQLELRTDHPRPDRRTYHGGRVTFQVPSEIAGQLKRLSRRHGATLFMTMLAAFKVFLSRQSGQTDILVGTDVANRNRAETERLIGFFVNLLPLRTDLSGNPSFVSLLERVRDTALGAYAHQDVPFEKIVEALKLVRDTSRNPLVQVLLVLQNVPPPVFQLPGMTVEALEFQHDVSRFDLGLFMEETSEGLEGVWKFSRDLFEPDTIIRMSTQFVTLLSHIGRAPESGIDSFDLLTEKEKESRAMESKQQSDLKLQRLRRIKPKAVNLSQRTLVASRLLSDAHPLPLMFSPAVDDVDLAGWARENRSRLREELLKYGALLFRGFAIRTAGDFESVAEAVCDELFGEYGDLPREKSGRHVYGSTPYPSDKAILFHNESSHMHRWPQRQFFFCQQASVEGGATPLVDCRAMLRGLRPEIRDRLREKQLMYVRNFVPGVDVRWQDFFRTSDKSVVEGLCAENGMDCQWLERDVLRTRQVCKAVIEHSVTGESVFFNQIQLHHVSCLEPAVRESLLSMLDEDSVPRNVYYGDGSPIDDAIVDEIGALYERTAVRFPWQEGDIVMLDNMLVAHARDPFVGPRKIVVAMGDMIGQPMGQSMMI comes from the coding sequence ATGCCATTCTGGAAAAAATGGAACAGAGCCATGCAAGATAAACAGCAGCGAGACAAACCTCGAATAGAGGCCATGTATTATTTGTCCCCGCTCCAGCAGGGACTGCTCTTCCACCGGATTACGGACGCCGGCGCCGACCCATATTTCTATCAGTATCGCTATACACTCAAGGGCCCTTTCGACATCGAGGCATTCGAGCGTGCCTGGCAGCAAGTGGTCGACTGCCATGCAGTCCTGCGAACTGCGTTCGCGTGGGAAAACCTGGACAAGGCCGTGCAAGTTGTTCGACGCCATGCCGATGTTCGAATCGAACGGCACGACTGGACGGCGATTCCTGCGTCCGAGCATGTGCAGAAGCTTGACGCTCTCCTGGATCGGGACCGCACGGCCGGTATCGATCTGCTCATGGCGCCGCTCATGCGTCTGCAACTCATACGCGTGCAGGCTGCAGAGTGGATACTGGTGAACAGTCATCACCATTTGATCGTGGATGGCTGGAGTCTGGCCCTGGTGCTCAAAGATTTGCTGACCGCCTATGAAGGGCAACAACGAGGAGCGGCGGTGCAGTTATCTTCTCCGCGCCCCTACCGTGACTACATTGCCTGGCTCAGCAAACGGAACATGAACGAAGCCGAATCGTTCTGGAGAGAGAGCCTGGCGGGATTTCAGAGCCGGACCCCGTTGAGTTTCGATGGGCCGGCTTCGGGAACCATGCCTGAAGCGCGGCCATTCGCCGAGCAATCCAGGAGGATCACGGAAACGCGCACGGCCGCCCTTCATGCGCTGGCGAAGCGACTGCGGCTCACGGTCAATACGATCGTTCAGGGAGCCTGGTCCCTGTTGCTTCATCGGTATAGCGGTTCCACCGACATCCTGTTCGGCGCCACGGTGTCCGGCCGTCCTGCCGAATTGTCCGGATCGGATGAAATGATCGGCCTGTTCATCAACACTCTGCCCGTCCGTGTAGCGATTCGCCAGGAGATGCCGTTGACCGATTGGCTGCGTGATCTGCAAGACCGGAACAGCCGGCTCAGCCAATATGAATGGACGCCGCTTGCCGATATCCAGCGATGGAGTGAGATTCCGAACGGACAACCCCTGTTCGACAGTCTGGTCGTCTTCGAAAGTTACCCGGCCGCGGATCAGGATGGGACATTCCCCGTGACGGTGGAAGCGCTGTCATCCGGATCATCGCGCGACGCGTATGCGCTGACGTCGGGCCGCAACAATTATCCGCTCTCTCTCATGATCGAGCCTGGAATCGATATGCAGTTCATCGTGTCGTATCAGTGCGGACGGTTTGCACACGACGCCATGTCGGACTTGCTCGTCCGTCTGGAAGCGCTGTTGGACAACATCATCGCGTCACCGGAAACGCGGCTGTGCGACCTGCCTCTTGCCACCGATGCGGAACGTAAGCAGCTCCAGGCATGGGAGACCGCCAATCGGGAGTCACTCGGCGAGACGACGTGCATCCACCGGGTAGTCGCCGCGCTTGCGGAGGAAACTCCGGAGGCCATTGCGGTCATCACCGGCAGCGAGCGCCTGACGCGCCGGGAATTGGACCGGCGGGCGAACCGCCTGGCGCAATATCTCCGCGCGCGCGGCGTCGGAGCAGACGAGCCAGTGGCGCTCTGTTTCGAACGCTCGCTGGATTTGGTGATCGCCATCATAGCGGTGCTCAAGGCCGGGGGGGCCTACGTGCCGCTCGATCCCACCTATCCGGTCAATCGGTTGGCGCACATGATCGAGGATAGCGGATCGCGTCTGGTGCTGAGTGACGGCAAGTCTGCCGAGGGATTATCGGCGATGGCCGAAAAGCTGGTTCTGGTGGACCGAGAGGCCGAAGTGATTGCGGAGCTGTCCGATCGCGCGCCTGCGGATACCGCCGGTCCGCAGAATCTTGCCTACATTATTTATACGTCCGGCTCGACCGGCCGGCCGAAGGGTGTCGCCGTGGAGCATCGTCAGGTGGCGGCATACGTGCGCGGAGTGTTGCAGCGTTTGAATGTTCCGGAGGGCGTGGGGATGGCCGCGGTTTCGACCGTCGCGGCGGACCTGGGCAATACCGCTCTATTCGGTGCGCTCTGCTCCCGTCGTCCGCTTCATGTCATATCAGCCGATCACGCGTTCGACCCCGATGCCATGGCTGCCTACATAGATGGACAAGGTGTCGAGGTTCTCAAGATCGTTCCGAGCCATCTGAGCGGCTTGTTGCATGCCGAACATCCGGAAAAGGTGTTGCCGAAGCGCTGCTTGATTTTGGGCGGCGAGGCGGTACGCCGTGATCTGTTGGCGCGTATCAAAGCACTCGCCCCGGACTGTGCCGTCGTCAATCACTATGGACCTACGGAAACGACGGTCGGCGTACTGACGCATCTCTTGAGCAGCGAGAACGGTGGAGAGCGCGACATTCCGATCGGCAGGCCATTGCCGTTTGCACGGGCCTATGTGTTGGATGCGGCGCTGCAATTAGCGCCTGCCGGCGTCCCTGGTGAACTGTATATCGGCGGAGACACCGTTGCGCGCGGGTATTTCGGACAATCAGACAAGACGGCGGAGCGGTTCGTGCCGGATCCCTTCGCGACGGAACCGGGAGCGCGCGCGTACCGCACGGGTGATCGGGCACGGTATCGAGCCGACGGAGCAATAGAATTTCTTGGTCGTGTCGACCACCAGGTCAAGATTCGAGGATTTCGCATCGAGTTGGGAGAAATCGATGCCCGCCTCCGGGCACATCCGGCGGTCGATGAGGCGGTGACGCTCGTTCGCGAGGCGGCGGATGGAACCCGGCAGCTCGTTTCGTATGTGACGGGGAATTCGGAGGTCGATCCACATGCCTTGCGTTCCGATCTAGCCCGCCAGCTTCCGGACTATATGGTGCCGCAGACGATCGTACGGCTGAATGCGTTTCCCCTGACAGTCAACGGCAAACTGGATCGCGCAGCGCTGTCGGAGCCGCCGATGCAGGCATCATTGCCTGAACCTGCGTACGTGGCGCCAAGCACGCCCGCCGAGGAGATTCTCGCGGGAATTTGGAAAGATGTGCTGCAGGTGGAGCGGGTCGGCGTTCACGACAATTTCTTTTCTCTCGGCGGGGATTCCATCAGGACGCTCCAAGTGATTGCGCGAGCAAACCAGAAAGGCGTGAAGCTGACGCCGAAGCAATTATTCGAACATCAGACCGTGGCGTCGGCCGCCGCCACGGCGAGCATGACGAAAACTGCCGAACAGAAATCCCTTCCACCGGCGCCTGCATCAGCGTCCCACGAAGGGGAGGAAAACGGCAGTTCTCCATCCGGCGAGTCTTCTCCCGTTCAGAAGTCGGGCGAAACTCCCGCGCTTCCATTGTATCCGCTGACTGGATTGGAGCCGGCCGAGCTTGCGCCTCTACGGAAGGATTGGGACGGCATCGAAGACTGTTATCCGCTGTCGCCGATGCAAGAAGGCATGCTGTTCCACACGTTGATGCATCCCGGCTCCGGCATCTATCTCATGCAGCAATTCTACATGTGGGACGGCCGCCTCGATCGGGACGCATTCGGCCGCGCCTGGCAGTGCGTCATCGACCGTCATCCGATGCTGCGGACTTCGTTCATGTGGACGGATCTCAAGCGACCGCTCCAGACGGTGCATCGCAACGTCAACGCCGCCGAGGTCATCGAGGATCTCGATTGGACGCATCTGGATGAAGAGCAGCAACGGGTCAAGATGACGGAAGTGATGGGACAGGAATTGGCCGCAGGGCTCGATTTCACCCGAGCGCCGCTGATGCGCATGCGCCTGGTTCGACGCGGGCCGGACCGCTATGCCATCGTGCGGAGTTTTCACCATATTCTGACCGACGACTGGTGCTTCTCCCTGCTGATGATGGACTTCTTGGCATATTACGAAGCCTTCGTCGAAGGCCGGGAGCTGAAACAGGCTGCGCCCGCCCCATACAGAGACTACATTGCCTGGCTGCAACGACAGGATCAGCACGCCGCCGAGCGGTTCTGGCGGAACGAGCTGGCGGGTTTCGCTGCTCCGACCCCGCTCGGTATCGAGCGCGTCGATCCCGATCAATCTGGAGCGGGGGCCTCGGTCGGCGACGTCTTCATGGAGCTGTCGCCGGACGTGTCTGTCCGATTGAAAGAACTGGCGCAGCGGTATCAGATCACGCCGAACACCTTTCTCCAGGGCGCATGGGCTCTGTTGCTGAGCCGTTACAGCGGCGATGAGCAGATTCTTTTCGGCGTCACCGTGGCGGGACGGCCGACGGAATTGCCTGGCATCGAAGGCATTATCGGATTGTTCATCAACACGCTGCCGCTTCGTCTGACCGTTTCTCCGCAGGCGTCGCTGATGGGCTGGCTCAAGCACGTGCTGGCCGAAAATTACCGGATCCGGCAGTACGAATATGCTCCGTTGGTCAGCATTCAACAATGGAGCGAGATTCCACCCGGACAGTCGCTCTTCCGAAGCCTGATGGTCTTTGAGAATGCTCCCAAGGACGCCCGCCTTGGCGAGGAACGGGCCGACAGGACCGTTTCATACGATCAAGATCGTGTTCACACCAATTACCCCATGACCGTGGTCGGGTATCCCGGCGACACGATGGGCGTGCGGTTGTCCTACGATCGCCGCTTGTTCGACCACGCCGCAGTGGAATGCATGGCGGGGCATTTGAAGACGTTGCTCGAAGCCATGGCAGCGAACCCTGAGGCGCCGCTGCATTCATTGCCGATGCTCGGCGACCGCGAAATTCACCGGATGCTCGAAGAGTGGAACCACGAACCGGAGCCTTGGGCGGAGGCACAGTTTCCCGCGCTGTTCGAAGCTCAGGTGGTGAAGACGCCGATGGCCCTGGCGGTTCAATGCGGAGATCAGACGCTCACCTACAACGGTCTGAACCGTGCGGCGAACCGGATCGCCCATTCGCTGCTTGGAGCCGGAATCCGGACGGACAGCATCGTGGCGGTGTTTGATGAGCGAGGGCTCGCCCTGTTGTCGATGATCGTCGGGGCATTGAAGGCCGGTGGCGCCTATCTTCCGCTCGATCCCCATCATCCGCAGGAGCGGCTTGTGGAAGTGCTGGCGAACAGCCGTGCGCAGGTCGTGTTGACCACGGACGTGCATGCCGACCTGATCGCTTCGGTCGTCGCGCGGTTGCCGGAGCAGTCGAGACCGACCGTCTTGACGGTCGAAACCATCGAACGGCAGCGGCCATTCGCCGAAAATCCATCGCTGCCGACGGCGAACTCGGATCAGCTTGCATATGTGATTTATACCTCCGGATCGACCGGCGTTCCCAAGGGCGCGATGGTCCAAAGCCGAGGCATGCTCAACCATCTGCTCAGCAAGATTCCGATGCTGGCGCTTTCGCCGTCCGACGTCATCGGTCAGACGGCGTCGCAATGTTTCGACATTTCGATCTGGCAGTTTCTGACTCCGTTGTTGTGTGGTGCCAGAGTGCAGATCATCCCGGACGAGGTCGTACGCGATCCGCAGCAGCTCCAGGCTGAAGTGGTCGCCAGGAGCGTCACGATCTTGGAAGTCGTGCCGTCGTTGCTTGCCGGAATGCTGGAAAGCGACGGGAAGAAACTGAACGGACTGCGGTGGCTGCTGCCGACAGGCGAGGCGCTTTCACCCGAGCTGTGCCGCAAATGGTTTGCCCGCTATGCGCAGATCCCGCTCATGAACGCGTATGGTCCGGCGGAATGTTCCGACGACGTGGCGATGGCTTGCATGAGGGAGAGTCCGGACGACAGTGAGACACGCGTGTCGATCGGCCGGCCGATAGACCGGGTTCGACTCTACGTGGTCGATCCGCAGCTCAATCTCGTTCCGGCGGGTGTGGCCGGCGAGCTGTGTGTGGGCGGCATCGCAGTCGGTCGCGGGTATCTGCATGATCCCGCAAGAAGCGCCTCGGCATTCGTGCCCGATCCATACGGGCGGGAATCCGGGACGCGGCTCTATCGGACGGGCGATTTGGTCCGATATCGAACGGATGGAACACTGGAATTCATCGGCCGGCGGGATCATCAGGTTAAGCTTCGCGGCTTTCGCATTGAGTTAGGCGAGATCGAGTCGCGGTTGGCGCAGCATCCGGATGTCGAGCGATGCGTCGCGATGGTGGTGGAAATTCAGCCGGGCCGCCGGCAGCTGGCTGTCTATGTCGTCGCCGGACGAGAGCTGACGGCCGACGAACTGCGGCGGTTCCTGAAGCGGACCCTGCCGGACTATATGATTCCACAGGCCGTGATCTTCCTGGACGTCTTGCCGCTCACCCCCAACGGAAAGATTGATCGGAAGGCGCTTCCGAAACCGGAGAACGATCGCACGGTGTCGGAGACTCAAGCGCCTGCCACGCCGACTGAAGATCTCGTGGCCGGCATCTGGGGGGAGATTCTCGGAATGGACCGCGTCGGCCGTGAAGACCAATTTTTCGAACTGGGCGGGCATTCACTGATGGCCACGCAGGTCATGTCACGGGTCCGCGCGTCATTCAAGATCGAACTTCCGCTCCGCAGCCTCTTCGATCATCCGACCGTCGGTGAATTTGCCGCCGCGATCGGCCGGGCCTTGGCAGATGGCGAGCAGTTAGCCGCGCCACCGCTCGTGCCGATGGTGGAATCAGCGCAGGCCCCGTTGTCCTTTGCTCAGCAGCGGATCTGGTTTCTCTCGGAAATGGATCCGGAAAAGGGCAACTACAATCTTCCCTTTGCGCTTCGCCTTGAAGGTGCGCTCGATCGAGACGCCTTGGAGCGAAGTATTCTGGAAGTGATACGTCGCCACAAGACCTTGCGGACGACGTTCCCGTCCTCGGACGGAGCCCCGTTTCAGGCCGTCGTTCCGCCGGAGACCTTCGCCATGACGGACGAGGACTTGTCCGGCTTGCCCGAGCAGGAATGGGGCGAAGCCGTAAGGCATCTGGCCGAAGAGGAGGCCGTCCGCCCATTCAGTTTGGAAGGGGAGCTGCCGATCCGCGCCACTTTGGTCAGGACCGGTATGGAGGAACACGTCCTGCTCGTGACCATCCATCATATTGCGGCCGATGCCTGGTCGCTGGCGCTCTTGACGGAAGAGGTGGCGACGATTTACGCGGGGCTCGACGCAGGTAAAGGGACGGACCTCGCATTGAATGATGCATTGGCCGACCTGCCGGTCCTGCCGGTGCAGTATGCGGATTTCGCCTCCTGGCAGCGGCGCTGGCTGCAGGGCGACGTGCTCGAACGGGAGGTGCACTATTGGAGACAGCGTCTGGGGTCCAACCCTCCACAGCTGGAGTTGCGGACAGACCATCCTCGGCCTGACCGGCGAACGTACCACGGTGGCCGAGTGACGTTTCAGGTGCCGTCTGAGATTGCCGGGCAATTGAAACGGTTGAGCCGGCGTCACGGGGCGACGCTATTCATGACCATGCTGGCGGCGTTCAAAGTGTTCTTGTCCCGCCAGAGTGGACAAACGGATATCCTGGTCGGCACCGACGTAGCCAATCGCAACCGTGCCGAAACCGAACGTCTGATCGGATTCTTCGTCAATCTGCTGCCGCTGCGCACGGACTTGAGCGGTAATCCTTCCTTCGTCTCGCTCCTGGAACGGGTGCGCGACACGGCGCTGGGCGCGTACGCCCACCAGGACGTTCCTTTCGAAAAAATCGTGGAAGCGCTGAAGCTGGTCAGAGACACGAGCCGCAATCCGCTCGTCCAAGTACTGTTGGTCCTGCAGAACGTGCCGCCGCCGGTCTTCCAACTGCCCGGCATGACCGTCGAGGCGCTTGAGTTCCAGCATGACGTTTCGCGATTTGACCTGGGCCTCTTCATGGAGGAAACCAGCGAAGGGTTGGAGGGTGTGTGGAAGTTCAGCCGGGATCTCTTCGAACCTGACACGATCATCCGCATGTCGACGCAATTCGTCACGCTGCTCTCGCACATCGGACGGGCCCCGGAGTCCGGGATAGATTCATTCGACCTACTCACCGAGAAAGAAAAGGAATCACGCGCTATGGAGAGCAAACAACAGAGCGATCTCAAGCTCCAGCGGCTTAGACGCATCAAACCGAAAGCCGTCAATCTGTCGCAACGGACGCTGGTCGCGAGTCGTCTGCTCTCAGATGCGCATCCTCTCCCTTTGATGTTCAGTCCGGCCGTGGATGACGTGGATCTTGCCGGATGGGCTCGCGAAAACAGGTCTCGCTTGCGCGAAGAACTCCTGAAGTACGGAGCGCTCTTATTTCGCGGCTTCGCCATACGAACGGCGGGAGATTTCGAAAGCGTGGCCGAGGCGGTGTGCGACGAACTGTTCGGGGAATACGGAGACTTGCCGCGGGAGAAGAGCGGCCGGCACGTCTATGGCTCGACGCCATACCCGTCCGATAAGGCGATCCTGTTTCACAACGAAAGCTCCCACATGCATCGTTGGCCGCAGAGACAGTTCTTTTTCTGTCAGCAAGCATCGGTGGAAGGCGGTGCGACGCCTCTCGTTGATTGCAGGGCCATGCTGCGGGGGCTCCGTCCGGAAATACGTGACCGGCTGCGCGAGAAGCAGCTCATGTATGTGCGCAATTTCGTGCCGGGGGTCGATGTCCGGTGGCAGGATTTCTTCCGGACGTCCGACAAGTCGGTCGTCGAGGGGTTGTGTGCAGAAAACGGTATGGACTGTCAGTGGCTGGAGCGTGATGTGCTCCGCACCAGGCAGGTCTGCAAGGCCGTGATCGAGCACTCTGTGACCGGGGAATCCGTGTTCTTCAACCAGATTCAACTTCACCATGTGTCATGCCTCGAACCGGCCGTGCGCGAATCGTTGTTGTCGATGCTCGACGAAGATTCCGTCCCGCGCAACGTGTACTACGGAGACGGTTCTCCTATCGACGATGCCATCGTCGATGAAATCGGCGCGCTGTACGAACGAACCGCGGTGCGGTTCCCCTGGCAGGAGGGCGACATCGTGATGTTGGACAACATGCTGGTTGCCCATGCACGCGATCCGTTCGTAGGGCCCAGAAAAATTGTAGTCGCCATGGGTGACATGATCGGCCAGCCCATGGGGCAGTCGATGATGATCTAG